ggttcataTCTGTTTCCTTATCTACCTCTATCTAGTTCTGGTTAAATCTTTAGTTTAAAATCAAATGGAGgaattaaaatttacataaataatatcttaattatttttaattattgtacAACTAATACAACTGTAAGTTGTAAGCCACCACTTAAAACAATTCATACtatcatttttcttaaaagttaCTTTTCCCATCATAAGTCTGTCCAAATCCCCAATTCGATGGCATCACATTAGTAAAAACCTTAGTAATCCCATCACTCGTCGTAACCTTCAATGATAAACTCTGACCAGTCAGAGCAGCATTAATGGACCAATTTTGTCCCCAATTTCTGCTCATTGTTATCCACCCGGTCTTGCTTCCCTTGACCTGCATCGCTTTTATATCTCCGGCTCCTCCTACGTTGTATGCCAAGATCATTAGAAAATAAGGGTTTCCTTTCGTTTCAAACTTGATACCTCCGGCTCTAGAACAAGGAACACGCCTGTATTTAACCGGGACAATCCCGGTTTTGTATTGGGCTATCTTGAGGAACATTGGTAGAGTGAGATCAAAGTGTTTGTTTGGTAGGTTGCACCAAGCGGATTCTGGTGGACATAAATTTGTTGCTGTGATCTTGACGACCCCGGGCAAACACCCTTGTGGATTAGGCGCACACATGACCTCGTAACAAGCCCCGCAAGTGTACCCGTTGTTGAAGAGCACCGTGCTCAATCCCGCCGTGGCTAGACCATAGACTGGTTTGTCAGTGTATCCACAAGCTCCATCTATTTACAtgtataaagaaaaaagtgagtACCTGATATAATTATGGTCTTCCAAATgaattatatatcttatatatatatatatatataatatctttgGTCAATTGAAAATGAAAACGGAAGAATAAACTATTTGGTATTTTGCATtatcctttgtaaaatattttataaacaaaagcGAAAaccattatattatattaaaaatacgaaagtatataataaatgcaaaaattagaattttaaacagtttatac
The sequence above is a segment of the Camelina sativa cultivar DH55 chromosome 10, Cs, whole genome shotgun sequence genome. Coding sequences within it:
- the LOC104719580 gene encoding expansin-A25-like, whose amino-acid sequence is MKLSGKMISAECFMIITVTWFVSMSHGQIGNVAEAPGIPTNGLDTNWYDDARATFYGDIHGGDTQHGACGYTDKPVYGLATAGLSTVLFNNGYTCGACYEVMCAPNPQGCLPGVVKITATNLCPPESAWCNLPNKHFDLTLPMFLKIAQYKTGIVPVKYRRVPCSRAGGIKFETKGNPYFLMILAYNVGGAGDIKAMQVKGSKTGWITMSRNWGQNWSINAALTGQSLSLKVTTSDGITKVFTNVMPSNWGFGQTYDGKSNF